One genomic segment of Anguilla anguilla isolate fAngAng1 chromosome 2, fAngAng1.pri, whole genome shotgun sequence includes these proteins:
- the LOC118221051 gene encoding proteasome subunit beta type-1-B-like → MLSAEMYGQNGTVNEYHYTGPTEHKFSPYAFNGGTVLAVAGEDFAIVASDTRLSEGYSIHSRDSPKCYKLTDTTVIGCSGFHGDCLTLTKIIDARLKMYKHSNNKPMTSGAIAAMLSTILYGRRFFPYYVYNIIGGLDEEGRGAVYSFDPVGSYQRDTYKAGGSASAMLQPLLDNQIGFKNMENVQHVPLSQDKAVQLVKDVFISAAERDVYTGDALRLCIITKGGIKEETVPLRKD, encoded by the exons ATGCTTTCAGCCGAGATGTATGGACAGAATGGCACGGTAAATGAGTATCACTATACAGGGCCGACAGAGCACAAATTCTCACCATATGCGTTTAATGGAGG AACCGTCCTGGCTGTCGCAGGCGAAGACTTTGCCATTGTGGCTTCAGATACTAGATTGAGTGAAGGCTACTCAATCCACAGCAGGGATTCCCCTAAATGTTACAAACT GACAGACACAACTGTCATTGGGTGCAGTGGGTTTCATGGAGATTGCCTGACTCTCACCAAAATCATTGATGCAAGATTAAAG ATGTACAAGCACTCAAACAACAAGCCAATGACAAGTGGTGCAATTGCAGCCATGCTCTCTACCATTCTCTATGGAAGACGGTTCTTCCCCTACTACGTTTACAACATCATCGGCGGTCTGGATGAAGAGG GTCGTGGAGCTGTATATAGTTTTGATCCAGTGGGATCCTACCAGAGAGACACCTACAAGGCTGGAGGTTCAGCAAGTGCCATGCTACAGCCACTTCTGGACAATCAG ATCGGGTTCAAGAACATGGAGAACGTGCAGCATGTGCCTTTGAGCCAGGACAAGGCAGTGCAGCTGGTGAAGGACGTCTTCATATCAGCAGCTGAGAGGGACGTTTACACGGGAGATGCCCTGCGGCTCTGCATCATTACCAAGGGTGGCATCAAGGAAGAGACTGTACCGCTCAGGAAGGATTGA